A single Nitrosospira multiformis ATCC 25196 DNA region contains:
- the folD gene encoding bifunctional methylenetetrahydrofolate dehydrogenase/methenyltetrahydrofolate cyclohydrolase FolD, which yields MSAKIIDGKRLSQEVRAECRARAARLAEKGTQPGLAVVIVGDNPASRVYVRNKAKACGETGIYSEVHEFPENANQDEVIGRIQELNGNPGIHGILVQLPLPRHFDSSRVTESVAVEKDVDGFHLYNVGALVTGSSIFPPCTPNGVMKMLEKYDIPIEGQHAVIVGRSNIVGKPMALMLLQKGATVTICTSRTRNLAEHTSRADILIVAAGKPRLITAMMVKPGATVIDVGINRLSDGKLAGDVDFESVKEKAGYITPVPGGVGPMTIAMLLCNTVVAAEQAHARLQGN from the coding sequence ATGAGCGCGAAGATCATTGACGGCAAGAGGTTGAGCCAGGAGGTGAGGGCGGAGTGCCGGGCACGCGCAGCGCGTTTGGCGGAAAAAGGTACCCAGCCAGGACTGGCGGTGGTTATCGTGGGAGACAATCCGGCTTCCAGGGTGTATGTGCGAAACAAGGCTAAGGCCTGTGGCGAAACGGGCATCTATTCCGAAGTCCACGAATTCCCGGAAAATGCCAACCAGGATGAGGTGATTGGACGCATTCAGGAATTGAACGGGAATCCCGGAATTCACGGCATCCTCGTTCAATTGCCTCTGCCGCGGCATTTCGACAGCAGCAGAGTCACCGAGTCTGTGGCCGTGGAAAAAGATGTGGATGGCTTCCATCTTTATAATGTAGGCGCACTTGTAACCGGTAGCAGCATTTTTCCGCCTTGCACGCCTAACGGCGTGATGAAAATGCTGGAAAAATATGATATTCCGATCGAGGGGCAGCATGCGGTAATAGTAGGCCGCAGTAATATCGTCGGTAAACCGATGGCGCTGATGCTGCTGCAAAAAGGCGCAACCGTTACCATCTGCACGTCCAGAACGCGGAATCTGGCGGAACACACCAGCCGCGCCGATATTCTGATAGTTGCTGCGGGCAAGCCGCGCCTGATCACCGCCATGATGGTGAAACCGGGAGCGACAGTAATAGACGTCGGCATCAACCGGCTGTCTGACGGGAAGCTGGCGGGAGATGTGGACTTTGAATCGGTCAAGGAAAAGGCGGGTTACATCACGCCTGTGCCGGGGGGAGTAGGTCCGATGACCATTGCGATGCTGCTGTGCAACACCGTTGTGGCAGCCGAGCAGGCGCACGCCCGATTACAGGGTAATTGA